The Enterococcus rotai genome includes a window with the following:
- a CDS encoding ATP-binding protein: protein MNKSRRKTWIQLSILLLIVFIAISAYFFWLVTSQSNYLGIGGRKEGNTWVVTKLQADGAANSSGVKINDELKFINKQSVNENSLLNNWLIVEQAKSVVVARDGELHTILFSKNNRNFKVFCIFFIIGLVYLLFLIGLSKKQLANNSSKRFYQFSVLAIFTLLSVVPSSMGNYLGRLIIILFISAFPFYVYTFLDKSKSTNIVSSKIVRFIGLVGLVNISLMLIVYFVQLPVVLTEYLSVGVFYLLGFILIILSISDLQKRFSSKTRKEGTQVNLSLISLLSFVPLFLFYILPTGWVAPFYLVVIFTIFPIFGVIHLLILSRFLRYRYRMNQALLYFILAFILSFTIILVSLLGRYVPLAILLCYVFLLISSFFPLIGELILTVKRNKEYSDPVSLFVAVEDERESISTYIHDTVIQDVIYLMKIAEEKESSIAKEVIIQELDEVIFNLRELCSDIYPLMIKEMGLTNTIVSMIEQTMKKYSVGITHSIDTKVEHYPVKVNNFILRSLKEFMNNSILHGKADEIELIITCKDEFCEFKVLDNGKYVQKKADTHAHFGLEVIKEKLILLGGELLIETNDQTIITMTLPYDHLKGEMI, encoded by the coding sequence TTGAATAAATCAAGAAGGAAAACATGGATTCAACTGAGTATTTTATTGTTAATAGTCTTTATAGCAATCAGCGCTTATTTTTTTTGGTTGGTGACATCTCAAAGTAACTATCTTGGCATTGGAGGTAGAAAAGAAGGGAATACGTGGGTTGTAACAAAACTACAGGCTGATGGTGCAGCTAATAGTAGTGGTGTAAAGATAAATGATGAACTAAAATTCATCAATAAACAATCAGTAAACGAGAATAGTCTATTGAATAATTGGCTGATTGTAGAACAAGCTAAAAGTGTGGTTGTTGCAAGAGACGGTGAGTTACATACAATATTGTTTTCTAAAAATAATCGAAATTTTAAAGTATTTTGCATTTTCTTCATTATTGGTTTGGTGTATCTTCTTTTTCTGATAGGACTTTCCAAAAAACAATTAGCCAATAATAGCTCTAAACGATTTTATCAATTTAGTGTGCTAGCTATTTTTACGTTGTTATCAGTTGTTCCTTCTAGTATGGGAAATTATTTGGGGCGGCTCATTATTATTTTGTTTATCTCAGCTTTTCCTTTTTATGTCTATACGTTTTTAGATAAATCTAAATCAACAAATATAGTCAGTAGTAAAATCGTACGATTTATTGGATTAGTCGGATTAGTGAATATTTCTCTGATGCTCATTGTATATTTTGTTCAATTACCTGTTGTTTTAACTGAATATTTATCCGTAGGCGTATTTTACTTGCTGGGTTTTATTCTGATTATTCTATCAATCAGTGATTTACAAAAAAGATTTTCTAGTAAGACGAGAAAAGAAGGAACACAAGTCAATTTATCCTTAATCAGTCTATTGAGTTTCGTCCCCTTATTTTTATTTTACATTTTACCTACTGGCTGGGTAGCACCGTTTTATTTAGTAGTTATTTTTACAATATTTCCAATTTTTGGTGTAATTCATCTGTTGATATTATCACGTTTTTTAAGATATAGGTATCGGATGAACCAAGCACTGTTATATTTTATTCTCGCTTTTATTTTATCTTTTACGATAATTCTAGTCTCCTTATTAGGTAGATATGTTCCTCTTGCTATCTTATTGTGCTATGTTTTTCTGTTGATTTCCTCTTTTTTCCCGTTGATTGGCGAACTGATTTTAACTGTGAAACGAAATAAAGAGTATAGTGATCCAGTTTCATTATTTGTCGCTGTTGAAGATGAAAGAGAAAGTATCTCTACTTACATTCATGACACGGTTATTCAAGATGTCATCTATTTAATGAAGATTGCTGAAGAAAAAGAGAGCAGTATCGCAAAAGAAGTGATTATTCAGGAATTAGACGAAGTAATATTTAACTTGAGAGAGCTATGTTCAGATATCTATCCATTGATGATTAAAGAAATGGGGTTGACCAATACGATTGTTTCTATGATTGAACAGACAATGAAGAAATATTCTGTGGGAATTACGCATAGTATAGATACAAAAGTAGAGCACTACCCAGTGAAAGTGAATAATTTTATTTTGCGTTCCTTGAAAGAGTTTATGAACAACAGTATTTTGCATGGAAAAGCAGATGAAATCGAATTGATTATCACGTGTAAGGATGAGTTTTGTGAATTTAAAGTATTAGATAATGGGAAATATGTTCAAAAGAAAGCTGATACTCACGCACATTTTGGATTGGAAGTAATTAAAGAAAAATTGATTTTGCTTGGTGGGGAACTATTGATTGAAACAAATGATCAAACGATTATTACGATGACCCTTCCTTACGATCATTTAAAAGGAGAAATGATATGA
- a CDS encoding response regulator transcription factor: protein MNIRMALIDDHRLVLEGLRNKLETVPEFDIIGAYTTVEEFLICIKYKNIDVVVMDLMLDGVHGFDLVKKIKGMANSDVKVILISGFYEEMLHKRALELGVKAFLRKETSYEELISTVINVYKGNHVIPDFLVSIEENPILSEIEIKIINLIVNEYTNEKISKELYVSRRTVESHVTNICRKLGVNSRIGAVREAIKLNLID, encoded by the coding sequence ATGAATATCAGAATGGCACTAATTGATGACCATCGACTTGTACTAGAAGGGCTGCGTAATAAATTAGAAACAGTTCCAGAATTTGATATAATTGGAGCCTACACAACAGTAGAAGAATTTTTGATTTGTATTAAGTACAAGAATATAGATGTCGTAGTGATGGATCTGATGTTAGATGGTGTTCATGGATTTGATTTGGTAAAGAAAATAAAAGGTATGGCTAATAGTGATGTGAAAGTCATTTTGATTTCAGGCTTTTATGAAGAAATGCTTCATAAAAGAGCATTAGAACTAGGTGTAAAAGCATTTCTTCGTAAAGAGACAAGCTATGAAGAACTTATTAGTACAGTAATCAATGTCTATAAAGGAAATCATGTAATCCCTGATTTTCTAGTTTCAATAGAAGAAAATCCGATTTTAAGTGAAATAGAAATAAAAATTATCAACCTAATTGTCAATGAATATACAAATGAAAAGATTTCAAAAGAACTTTATGTAAGTCGAAGAACAGTTGAGTCTCATGTAACTAATATATGTAGAAAACTTGGAGTAAACAGTCGAATTGGTGCAGTTAGAGAAGCAATTAAATTGAATTTAATCGATTAA
- a CDS encoding AvrD family protein, whose product MVVDEILGKFETRYFGLGHKNTEYSLLDGVEENTASSEIVFVAKINQSCGWSEKNGESLKPHLSTVDGLILAVLVAEDYLCRYNPEICLESLYLASFEIKAGVVPVEDLRRIPMILEKRIIQKDKQEFTVFILGMRITLQLKKCNSTTIQNKNSKEQVAHYMSNHLKNLRHDIQNIEIFNGKEMMCEVTRSMQSEVIYSGIGSKVAQAMSLIEWLIIFSQMSQVVAYNFDDIERKYSDTFWMRSAKAEMDEPYQYNPEKVLVSGGINRTQVISMNNESWRTFNMAGETADSKVRFSGKLAHKVPEKVSSGSEERG is encoded by the coding sequence ATGGTTGTTGACGAAATACTTGGTAAGTTTGAAACTAGATATTTTGGTTTGGGACACAAAAATACAGAATACAGTTTGCTAGATGGAGTAGAAGAGAACACCGCTAGTTCGGAAATTGTATTTGTCGCGAAGATCAATCAATCATGTGGTTGGTCAGAAAAAAATGGGGAAAGTTTGAAACCACATTTAAGTACGGTTGATGGATTGATATTGGCCGTTTTAGTCGCAGAGGATTATTTGTGTAGATACAATCCGGAGATTTGTCTGGAAAGTTTATATTTAGCTTCTTTTGAAATCAAGGCAGGAGTAGTACCTGTTGAAGATCTAAGGAGAATACCGATGATCTTGGAAAAAAGAATCATTCAAAAAGATAAACAGGAATTTACTGTTTTCATTTTAGGAATGAGAATTACACTTCAGTTGAAGAAGTGTAATAGTACAACTATACAAAATAAAAATAGCAAAGAACAAGTAGCACATTACATGAGTAACCATTTAAAAAACTTACGTCATGATATCCAAAATATTGAAATTTTTAATGGAAAAGAAATGATGTGTGAAGTAACTCGATCAATGCAAAGTGAGGTTATCTATTCTGGAATAGGGAGTAAGGTTGCTCAAGCGATGTCTTTGATTGAATGGTTGATTATTTTTTCTCAGATGAGTCAAGTTGTTGCATATAACTTTGACGATATTGAAAGGAAATATAGCGATACTTTCTGGATGCGATCGGCTAAGGCAGAAATGGATGAGCCTTATCAATATAATCCAGAAAAAGTGCTTGTTTCTGGTGGAATAAACAGAACTCAGGTTATTTCAATGAACAACGAGAGCTGGAGAACATTCAATATGGCTGGTGAAACAGCTGATAGTAAAGTTAGATTTTCAGGGAAATTAGCTCATAAGGTTCCTGAAAAAGTAAGTAGTGGGAGTGAAGAACGTGGATAA
- a CDS encoding AAA family ATPase — MDKKEIRLVISGTYSTGKTTTTTALSIATGIPLINALSAREILTDLYPGRRFQDMNATELLALGLKRMEERIREEMALYQTSGSFISDGSVMNEWIYGTVRMKVGINPGSSFSHRMAKAVLGLPARGFFKKYLDAYGQVANQHAKQWYTDTVHLPIEFEMESDGHRLVSEKYRMLSDQELKNAFISIGLEPKLVMGSQVERVKKIVELYHLPLVVPVEEAVKLAETRIQKNRETVAQRIIEQYSEPGLKEKFLIMTKY, encoded by the coding sequence GTGGATAAGAAGGAAATCAGGCTAGTAATTTCAGGAACGTATTCTACAGGAAAGACCACTACTACAACAGCATTATCTATAGCGACGGGAATTCCTCTGATTAATGCGTTATCTGCAAGAGAAATTTTAACTGATTTGTATCCCGGTCGTCGTTTTCAAGATATGAATGCTACAGAACTATTAGCACTTGGACTCAAACGAATGGAAGAAAGAATTAGAGAAGAAATGGCACTTTATCAAACTTCTGGAAGCTTTATTTCAGATGGATCTGTAATGAACGAATGGATATATGGAACAGTAAGGATGAAGGTTGGTATAAACCCTGGATCATCCTTTTCTCACAGAATGGCAAAAGCCGTACTAGGGTTGCCAGCTCGTGGTTTTTTCAAAAAATATTTGGATGCTTATGGACAAGTCGCCAATCAACATGCAAAACAGTGGTATACAGATACAGTTCACTTGCCAATAGAGTTCGAAATGGAGTCAGATGGACATCGCCTAGTTTCAGAAAAATATCGAATGTTATCAGATCAAGAATTAAAAAATGCATTCATCAGTATTGGTTTAGAACCTAAGCTTGTAATGGGGAGTCAAGTCGAACGTGTCAAGAAAATTGTTGAGTTGTATCATCTTCCCTTAGTAGTTCCTGTTGAAGAAGCTGTGAAGCTAGCAGAAACAAGAATTCAAAAAAATCGAGAAACTGTTGCTCAAAGGATTATTGAACAATATTCAGAACCTGGATTAAAAGAGAAATTTTTGATCATGACAAAATATTAG
- a CDS encoding ABC transporter ATP-binding protein has product MLEFKNISKEYEVGDQKVKALDDVSFTIEKGKFTVILGPSGSGKSTMLNLLGGMDRASRGGFCFDGRDITKLNDFELSVYRRDVVGFVFQFYNLIPSLTAYENIAIAAQLTGNQDKAENYLKRVGLEHRKNNFPTQMSGGEMQRVSIARALAKSPELLLCDEPTGALDSGTGIKIMEILREAANDSNTAVVMVTHNAEFASIAHKVIRLHDGNVASIEENPHPIDVQEVQL; this is encoded by the coding sequence ATGCTAGAATTTAAAAATATTAGTAAAGAGTATGAGGTAGGAGACCAAAAGGTAAAAGCGCTGGATGATGTAAGTTTTACAATTGAAAAGGGGAAATTCACTGTCATTTTAGGACCCTCTGGATCAGGGAAAAGTACGATGCTGAATTTATTAGGGGGAATGGATCGTGCTTCAAGAGGGGGCTTTTGTTTTGATGGACGAGATATAACGAAGCTAAATGACTTTGAATTGTCCGTTTACCGCAGAGATGTTGTAGGGTTCGTTTTTCAATTCTATAATCTTATACCTAGTTTAACTGCGTATGAAAATATTGCTATTGCAGCACAATTAACAGGAAATCAAGATAAGGCAGAAAATTATTTGAAAAGAGTAGGGTTAGAGCATAGAAAAAATAATTTTCCAACACAAATGTCTGGAGGTGAAATGCAGCGTGTGTCGATTGCTAGAGCTTTAGCAAAGTCGCCAGAATTATTGCTTTGTGATGAACCTACAGGGGCTCTAGATTCAGGCACAGGAATAAAAATCATGGAAATTCTAAGAGAAGCGGCTAATGATTCCAACACAGCGGTTGTTATGGTAACACATAATGCAGAATTCGCCAGTATCGCTCACAAAGTAATTCGTCTGCATGATGGCAATGTTGCGTCTATTGAAGAAAATCCTCATCCAATCGATGTACAGGAGGTTCAATTATAG
- a CDS encoding ABC transporter permease yields MSFLNLKLRRDIFKNWTQFFSVFLMSFLSVLVFVGLQGAWGGLEKSLDNFTTTANLADSWVYSTGFTNEDIEKISELSGVEKVVEKTQIKVTDIRDDTREKYLSVDTYSSDNLSTPFLTEGHELPTKEEEGIWLNKEYATENSIAVGDAIQLKYREHQVKLNVKGFIQSPEKIYYTGTQEFIAPNYSDYGYGIISQRTLQQNFQYRGPSNVIGMRNAKNDIRKNIESILGVKQIAYYNRETLNEVANALDRVGQIRNLSYMFSFIFILLAILAMYTTIRRLIESQIKEIAVLKALGFSNLSIGVHYASYGFLIGGGGAVLGALVSPLLSWFVLNTQKDMFSIPEWTISYNYTSLIVISIVVFTCVLSAFLASREARIGLPVLFLRGGNTKNVHSIILEKMPFLWNALSFENRWAFRDAAINRVRMLMGIIGVAGGMMLLTAGFGMPESINHLVDKAYNQDFTYDRRLETTNFDALNDEFDGQSVQILPARYTPDDGYNRLLIIISKGSFVNMRTKDNKTVSNDGIYLTNGFAERANLKVGNKVKVRSSLDTNDYEFEVKGIITSETNQGAYIMQETWEKAGGKFAPHTLLVGANLAVSELKNNSNVESVINIVDQKENAYEFVESLSSIFMMIVVFAILLVVVVLYNLGTLNFVERTRDYATLRVLGFHKKELRRITMIENLFTTVIGWLIGIPLGLWFLDQYVKTFSTIHLEYTSYIGVLNLTFASLIVWGCSLTTTFFVGRRIQKLDMVESLKGVD; encoded by the coding sequence GTGAGTTTTCTAAATCTAAAATTAAGACGTGATATTTTTAAAAATTGGACTCAGTTTTTCTCGGTATTTTTAATGTCATTTTTAAGTGTTTTAGTATTTGTTGGATTGCAAGGAGCATGGGGCGGCTTAGAGAAAAGTTTGGATAATTTTACCACAACAGCTAATTTAGCAGATTCTTGGGTATATAGTACTGGTTTTACAAATGAAGATATTGAAAAAATTAGTGAACTTTCTGGAGTAGAGAAGGTCGTTGAAAAAACACAGATCAAAGTAACCGATATAAGAGATGATACTCGAGAAAAATATTTATCAGTGGATACATACTCTAGCGATAACTTATCAACACCTTTTCTAACAGAGGGACATGAATTACCTACGAAAGAGGAAGAAGGAATTTGGCTAAATAAGGAATATGCTACTGAAAATAGCATCGCAGTGGGAGATGCTATTCAATTAAAATACAGGGAGCATCAAGTCAAATTAAACGTAAAAGGGTTTATTCAATCTCCAGAAAAAATTTACTATACTGGTACACAAGAATTTATTGCCCCTAATTATTCGGACTATGGCTATGGAATTATTTCACAGAGAACCTTACAGCAGAACTTTCAGTACCGAGGTCCCTCTAATGTAATTGGAATGAGAAACGCTAAGAATGATATTCGTAAAAATATTGAAAGTATCTTAGGAGTAAAACAGATTGCTTATTATAATAGGGAAACATTAAATGAGGTAGCAAACGCTTTAGATCGAGTTGGACAAATTCGTAATTTATCGTATATGTTCTCATTTATCTTTATCTTACTTGCAATTTTAGCCATGTATACAACTATCAGAAGGCTAATTGAATCTCAAATAAAGGAAATTGCTGTATTGAAGGCATTGGGATTTTCCAATCTTAGTATAGGTGTTCATTATGCTAGTTATGGTTTTTTAATTGGAGGAGGAGGAGCTGTTCTTGGTGCATTAGTATCTCCATTACTGTCTTGGTTTGTTTTGAATACGCAAAAAGACATGTTTTCAATTCCTGAATGGACGATTTCGTATAACTATACTTCGTTGATTGTTATTTCGATTGTTGTCTTTACGTGTGTGTTATCAGCTTTCTTAGCTTCCAGAGAAGCAAGAATAGGGTTGCCAGTATTATTTCTTCGAGGAGGAAATACAAAAAATGTTCATTCTATTATTCTTGAAAAAATGCCCTTCTTATGGAATGCATTAAGTTTTGAAAATAGATGGGCTTTTAGAGATGCGGCTATTAATAGAGTCAGGATGTTAATGGGAATTATTGGTGTAGCTGGTGGAATGATGTTGCTTACAGCTGGCTTTGGTATGCCGGAATCGATCAATCATTTAGTAGATAAAGCATATAATCAAGATTTTACTTATGATAGAAGACTAGAAACGACAAACTTTGACGCGTTGAACGATGAATTTGACGGACAAAGTGTACAAATTTTACCAGCTAGATATACGCCAGATGACGGATACAATCGTTTGCTGATCATTATAAGCAAAGGCTCATTTGTAAATATGAGAACAAAAGATAATAAAACTGTATCGAATGACGGAATCTATTTGACTAATGGGTTTGCAGAAAGAGCTAACTTAAAAGTAGGAAATAAAGTTAAGGTACGATCTTCCTTAGATACGAATGATTATGAGTTTGAAGTCAAAGGGATTATTACTAGCGAAACGAACCAAGGCGCTTATATTATGCAAGAAACTTGGGAGAAAGCGGGTGGGAAATTTGCGCCACATACTTTATTAGTAGGAGCAAATCTAGCAGTATCAGAACTAAAAAATAATTCGAATGTAGAATCAGTGATTAACATAGTGGATCAAAAAGAAAACGCATATGAATTCGTTGAAAGCTTAAGTAGTATTTTCATGATGATCGTGGTATTTGCTATATTGTTGGTTGTAGTGGTTTTATATAATTTAGGAACACTGAATTTTGTTGAAAGAACAAGAGACTATGCGACATTAAGAGTACTTGGTTTTCATAAGAAAGAGCTAAGAAGAATTACAATGATCGAGAACCTATTTACAACAGTAATCGGTTGGCTCATTGGAATCCCATTAGGATTATGGTTTTTAGATCAGTATGTTAAAACTTTTTCAACAATACACTTAGAATATACTTCTTATATAGGCGTACTCAATTTGACATTCGCTTCACTTATCGTGTGGGGGTGTTCATTAACAACAACTTTCTTTGTTGGAAGAAGAATACAAAAGCTTGATATGGTGGAGTCATTAAAGGGTGTAGACTAA
- a CDS encoding sensor histidine kinase: MLVRQKKIEKQKRITLTSKEISELLAEGIVTIILLLLLNVSITVLLSGSQTLQGIIWATKGAFAQELNTDLFWSLSKFVIPIFFIVDVSVLYWRLIRRYRQMQLRHIISELHYIADGNYDHRIPFELSGDLAKVVTSINGLVDSTVAAIEDERKIEKSKDELITNVSHDIRTPLTSIIGYLGLIEDRQFHNQEDLLKYTHTAYVKAKQMKLLVDDLFEYTKVRQPSVPINSINFDMAQLIEQLAADFELEADKNDMIIQVNANPASIKMDGDTEKLVRVFNNLLSNALKYGKGGKNIVIDVEKVGTEAVIAVRNDGPPIPKKSLDQLFDRFYRVEESRSQETGGTGLGLAIAQSIIALHGGYIYATSDNRWTSFIIHLPLKRN, encoded by the coding sequence ATGCTCGTTAGACAAAAGAAGATCGAAAAGCAAAAGAGAATCACATTAACATCTAAAGAAATCAGTGAATTATTAGCTGAGGGAATCGTTACGATTATCCTGTTACTTCTATTAAATGTTTCAATTACAGTTCTGCTTAGTGGTAGTCAGACACTACAAGGAATCATTTGGGCAACTAAAGGTGCTTTCGCTCAAGAGCTAAATACGGATTTATTTTGGAGTTTAAGCAAGTTCGTAATCCCGATTTTCTTTATCGTTGATGTTAGTGTATTGTATTGGCGTTTGATTCGGCGTTATCGTCAAATGCAATTACGTCACATCATCAGTGAGTTGCATTATATTGCAGACGGTAATTACGACCATCGCATTCCTTTCGAGTTAAGCGGTGACTTGGCTAAAGTTGTTACCAGTATTAATGGTTTAGTTGATAGTACTGTTGCGGCTATCGAAGATGAGCGAAAAATCGAAAAATCAAAAGATGAGTTGATCACAAATGTCAGTCATGACATCAGAACACCTTTAACTTCTATTATAGGTTATTTAGGTTTGATTGAAGATCGGCAATTTCATAATCAAGAGGATTTACTGAAATACACACATACAGCTTATGTAAAAGCAAAACAGATGAAACTACTTGTTGACGATCTCTTTGAATATACAAAAGTTCGTCAGCCATCTGTCCCAATCAATTCAATCAATTTTGACATGGCCCAACTAATTGAGCAACTTGCTGCTGATTTTGAGCTTGAAGCAGACAAAAATGACATGATTATTCAAGTCAATGCCAATCCGGCTTCAATCAAAATGGATGGAGATACTGAAAAGTTAGTGCGTGTTTTCAATAATCTCTTATCAAATGCGCTTAAATATGGAAAAGGTGGTAAAAATATCGTCATTGATGTAGAAAAAGTTGGAACTGAAGCTGTAATTGCTGTTAGAAACGATGGTCCACCTATCCCTAAGAAATCTTTAGATCAATTATTTGATCGTTTTTATCGGGTAGAAGAATCACGTTCGCAAGAAACAGGTGGAACAGGTCTTGGTCTAGCTATTGCACAAAGCATTATTGCATTACATGGAGGATATATCTATGCAACATCTGATAATCGTTGGACCTCATTTATTATTCATTTGCCTTTGAAAAGAAATTAG
- a CDS encoding response regulator transcription factor has protein sequence MKILVADDDKEIVELLSIYIHNEGYEVVKAYDGKEALSKIRTISDIDLLILDIMMPIMDGMQVVKELRKESQIPIIMLTAKTTDMDKIKGLVAGADDYVTKPFNPLEVMARVKSILRRSQMQQKADEPDVLEIGSLIINKDSHEVKTVDGKEIQLTALEFGILYLLASHPNRVFSADEIFERVWQQESIVSAKTVMVHVSHLRDKIEEATGGEKVIQTVWGVGYKIDAR, from the coding sequence ATGAAAATTTTAGTTGCTGATGATGATAAAGAGATTGTAGAACTACTGAGTATTTATATTCACAACGAAGGCTATGAAGTCGTTAAAGCTTATGATGGAAAAGAGGCTTTATCGAAAATTCGGACTATTTCAGATATTGATCTACTTATACTAGATATAATGATGCCAATCATGGACGGTATGCAAGTTGTGAAAGAGTTACGAAAGGAATCTCAAATTCCAATCATTATGTTAACTGCTAAAACAACGGATATGGACAAAATCAAAGGACTAGTTGCTGGTGCAGATGATTATGTTACAAAGCCATTCAATCCACTGGAAGTTATGGCTCGAGTTAAATCTATTTTACGACGTAGCCAAATGCAACAAAAAGCTGATGAACCAGATGTACTTGAAATCGGCTCACTAATTATCAATAAAGACTCTCACGAAGTAAAGACAGTTGATGGAAAGGAAATCCAGCTAACTGCATTAGAATTTGGGATCTTATATCTATTAGCTAGTCATCCGAACCGTGTTTTTAGTGCAGACGAAATTTTCGAACGCGTGTGGCAACAAGAAAGCATCGTCTCTGCAAAAACAGTGATGGTTCATGTTAGCCACTTAAGAGATAAAATAGAAGAAGCAACTGGTGGAGAAAAAGTCATTCAAACAGTTTGGGGAGTTGGATATAAGATCGATGCTCGTTAG